From Xanthomonas citri pv. mangiferaeindicae:
CAATCGACGCGGGGTCAAGTGGACCTTTACCTACCCAGGTGCCTCGATCTACTTCAGTCGCGTGACGCATAGTTCCGGTCGCTCGGTCGCGGTGACATGGAATGGATTTGGCGCCATCGCGTCGGTGACTGACCCGGATGGTAAGAAGTACACGTACCAGTACTCGCCCGCTAATGCGGCCGGTAACCTGACCAAGGTGGTGTATCCGAACAGCACGGGCGACAGAACCTATCACTATGACGATACCAGGCACCGGCATGCCATCACTGGTATCTCCGTCGGCGGGCGACGCTACTCCTGGTATGCCTACTATGCTGATGGGCGCGTCAGCGAGTCGGGGCTGACGGGCGGTATGGAAAAGAGCACGTTTACTTATGGCGCCGACTATACGGATGTCACCAATGCGCTTGGTCATACCACGCGCCATCAGTACGCATGGGTCGCTGGACGCCGTGAGCTCACAAGCGTCAGCCGCAGTTCGAGTGCGGCTTGTCCTGCTGCCGCGGCCGCGACGGGTTACGACAGCCGAGGCTATGTTACGCATCGGTTGGATTGGCAAGGCAACCGGACCAACTACCAATACAATGATCGCGGCCAGTTGCTGAGGGTAACCAGCGGCATCGCTCCCGATGGCAATACCGCAAGCCAGCGCATCATCACCTATGTCTGGGACGAACCACGCAACCGCCTGCAGCAGGTGACCTATCACGGTGCAAGCGTGTCTCAGCCGTTGTCTCGCACCCGCTATACCTATTACGCAGATAACGACAGTGCCAAGCGCGGTGGCTTGACGCAGGCGATCTACCTCGACGGCTGCAGTGGTGGCGCCTGTACCACAAGCCAAACGCGCAAGACGACCTTTAACTACACCTTCCACTCCAACCGGGTGATGAAGTCGGTGACGGTGACCCCGCCGGTGACGGGCCAGGCGAGGACGGAGGAGTACAGCGCGCAGGGCGACCTGATCCGCGTGTCCAATAGCCTGGGGCACACTGTCACGTACTCGGGGCACAACGGGCGCGGCCAACCCGGACGTGTCGTCGGCGAAAACGGTCAGACGGTCGATTTCGCCTACGATGCACGCGGGCGCCTGACCCGCCGGACCACGTATCGAGGCGACGTCGGGAATCAGGTCGAGTCGTTCACGTATGATGCGATGGGTAACGTGCTGACGAGCAATGATGGCTCAGGCGCCACGTGGTCCTATACCTATAACGATGCGGGATATCTGACGCAGTTGCAGGAACGCCACGGCAGTGCTGTGTTCGGGACAACCTCGTACACATATGACTTGTTGGGCAATCAGACCGTCGCCACGGTGAAAGATGCCGCCGACCAACTCGTTTTCAAGAGCGAGCGCCAGTACGATGCCCAGGGATTCCTGCAGGCCGTCAAGGGAAATTCCGGTCAGAACTTCCGGTATACGTACGATGGCAACGGCAATGTGGTGTCGTCGCTCGATTCTGCGGGACGTGCGACGACGATGGCCTACGATGCAGCGGGCCGGAGAATCCGTGTTCAGGACGCACTCGGCGGCGTGAGTACGACGACCTACGACGGAATGAATCGAATCACGCGCGTCGTCGATCCCAGAGGCAATGCGACGACATATGCCTACAACGGGTTTGGCGATGTGACGCGCCAGGTCAGCCCCGATACGGGAACCACAACATTCGCCTATAACGCCCTTGGCCAGCGCACACGCATGACGCGTCACGATGGCAGTTGGTTGGCTTACACATATGACGCTTTGAATCGCCTGGCCACCACATCGAGCGGCGACGCATCCATGGCCTACGGCTACGACTGGTGCGATAACGGCAAGGGCCGCCTATGCAATGCGGACTCTGGTTCCGGAACGCGCCACTTTGGGTACACGCAGGAGGGCGCGGTGGCCGTGACGCGCGATGTGACGCCCAATGACGATGATTGGACCCATTACGCATACGACGCCCTCGGACGCTTGGGCGGAATTCGCTATCCGGGCGGAACATCGGTGGGCTACGGCTACAACCGCGGCAGGCTCTCGGTGATTCAGGCCACGATCAATGGCACGACGCGAACGGTCGCGAACCAGTTCAAGTACGCACCGACAGGCGCGCTGACGCGGCTGGTGTATGGCAACGGCATCGTTAAGGAGCGCAATTACGATCTGGATGGTCGCGCGACTATGATCCATGACACTGGCTTGCTTGGACATACGTATAGCTATAACGCTAACAACGAGATGGTGTCTGTTCAAAACTGGTCACGCGCGCAGTACAACCAGGACTTCGGCTACGACGCATTGTCGCGGCTGACAACCATTAATTCCCCTGTGGGGAATCAGCATTTCACGTTCGATGCCAACGGCAATCGCACGTACCACCAATGGTTGTCCAATGAGACCTATGCCACGCAGCCGGGCACCAACAGGCTCTTGTCGTCTGACCATCATTTCACTTATGACGGACGTGGCAATCGCCGGAGCAAGTCCTGGAGTGGCTCGACCTCGACCTACTCCTACGATGGCTTCAACCGCTTGTCGGCGGTCTCGCGCGACGTGGCGGTCACTGACACCAATCCGAACTACGTGAGCACGACCTATCCTGCAGGCACGACGACGTACACGGTCAATGCGCTGGGTCAGCGGACGGCCAAGAGTGGCCCGCTAGGCAGCTCTCGCTTTGTCTACGGGGGCAGAACACGCTGATGTCGGAAGTGACAGCGGGGCAATGGACCGACCATATCTGGATGGGGGGCGAACCGATAGGCTTGGTCCGAGGTGCGCAGCTCTACTTCACGCATACTGATCGACTCGGGCGTCCAGAAGTCGTGAGCGATGGCACCAAGACTGCGCGTTGGATCGCTGCGAACTACGCTTACGACCGTGCTGTTCTGGGCAACTCGCTGGGTGACTATAACCTCGGCTTTCCTGGCCAGTACTACGATGCGGAGACAGGCTTCTGGTACAACGGCTTTCGTGACTATGACGGTCGGACTGGCACTTATCTGCAGAGCGACCCGATTGGATTGGCTGGTGGGCTCAATACGTACGCTTATGCGGGAGCTAATCCAGTTGTTTTCACGGACGCGATGGGGTTGTCGAGGGGGCGGGGCGGTGAGAGAAACTGGAGTCGCAGCGCGAGCGGAACTAATAATCAGTTTAAGCATTATCGGGCCCATCCAACTGATCCGAATAAAGTTATAGTTAGGGATCCGCAAACTGGAAAACATACTATCAAAGAAAGGCCGCCTGGATTTCCCGTCAGGGCTTCTGGACTTATTCCTCTGCTGATGCTGAACGGATGGCTTGGAGAGCAGTGCGGTTTGGGTAACCATGATGCCTGTGTTACGTGGTGTGATATTAATCCATCCGAATGTGAAGATGTGCGTGAGAGTTACGAGCCTCCCGTTGCAGGTAGCTGCCCTGCGCCTGGTCAATAAATTGAGGGGGTGAGATGTCAAACGCAGTTGATCATTTCAGAGAGGCTTGGAGATTGGTTGATGAAGGGAAGTTTGAGAGAGCGTATGAGAGCTTTCTGCGGGCTGCTGATGAAGGAGACTCGGATGCTCATCTAGCTATCGGAAGCTTGATAGAGTCAGGCGAGTTTGGCTGGTTGGGCGCTTCGGAAGCGGAAAAGTTTTATCGAATGGCGGCTGAGAAAAATAATGCGTCAGCTCTGTTCAATTTGGGTTTGAACGCGATCAATGCTGGTGACAAGCGGGGTGCTGCAGATCTGATGTTTAAGTCATATCTTGCGGGAGAGCCTGAGGCCATCTTCTATATATTGGAGCTGTTTGAATATTTGGATTTAGGGGTGGAAAGCAAGAAATTCTTCGAGCGAAAATTGGAGTTTTCTTTGAAGGACGGGAAGCTGTCCGAATTTATTATTGGTAAGATGAGGGAATCTCCTTGGGCTAAAGCGTTATTGGCCACGTTAGGTGGCCATTCGTCCTTAACCCCGTAGAAGTTACATCTGATGCGGCTACCGACTCATAGCGGGAGTAGCACGTTGGTTGCCTGCCTAAGCCGGCGGCATCAGCCCGCCGGACAGACCTCGCTCCGCGTGGCGCTGCCCGACCAGCTCCACATGCGGTGGATCTGCGGTTGGAAGGTGTGCAAAACGTGGCCGCAAGTCGCGCCGGCGTCGGGCGGCAGGCACGCCGCATGCCGGCCGTCGTCGGCGACGTACCAGCGGGCTTGCGACGGGGGCGTGGTGATGTAGGCCAATGCGAGCAGTTCGCTCGCGACCTCGGGGCCGAAATCCGACGCCAGCCATCGCCGGCAAGCGTGTCGCAGCGCGCGGCATCGGCGATGGGATCGGTGGTCGGCGTCGATGCGCACGCGGCGAGCAGGCAGGCCGCGGCGCATAGAGGGATCGCTCGCATCGGGCGCGTCCTCAGGGTCCGGAGTGAAGCTTCGATCCTACGCAGGGCGTGCGAGGTGCGCACCCCGGACGCATCGCGTCAGCGGCGGCCCTGCCCGAACAGCTGCTTCTTCTCTTCCTCGCTCAACGGCTTGCCGGCGTCCGGATTGACCTCTCGCGCTTTCGCGTAGGCGCGCTGCGTCGCCGGGCGGGCCTGGATCGCGGCGTGCCAGCGGCGGATTTCCGGGTAAGGCGTCATATCGATCGGGCCTTGTCGTAGACGCCGATCCACGGGTACGCGGCCATGTCGGCGATCGAGTAGGCATCGCCGGCGATGAACTCGCGGCCTGCCAGCTGGGTGTCGAGCACCTGCAGCAGCCGGTTGGCCTCTTTGGTGTAGCGCTCGATCGCGTAGGGAATCTTCTCGGGCGCGTAGACGTTGAAGTGGCCGTACTGGCCGGTCATCGGGCCTAGGCCTGCCATCTGCCAGAACAGCCATTCGATCGCTTCGATGCGCTTGCGCGGTTCGGCGGACAGGAAGCGGCCGGTCTTCTCGGCCAGATACAGCAGGATCGCGCCCGATTCGAACACCGTCTGCGGCGCGCCGCCGTCGGCCGGCGCGTGATCGACGATCGCGGGCATCTTGTTGTTCGGCGAGAACGCGAGGAACTCGGGCTGGAACTGGTCGCCCTTGCCGATGTTGACCGGGTGGATCGTGTAATCGAGTCCGGCTTCCTCGAGAAACAGCGTGACCTTGTGGCCGTTGGGGGTGGGCCAGTAATGCAGGTCGATCATGGCGACGCTCCGAAAGACAAGTGCGTCGAGTCTATGGGGGCGCGCGGTCAAGCGGCGTGGCGACGCGGCGCACGCTGCGTTGCGGTGGTGGCGCTTGGGAACGTGAGCGAGAACGCGGCCCATCCCATCAGCGCGGGCAGGGTTGCGTGGGGAGAGTGCTTTTTCGCGGGCGTTCGTTTGCCCCCATCCCAGCCTTCCCCGCGAGCGGGGGAAGGGACAGGCGACTGCGCGCGCTTACTGGGTCTTGCAGTCCAGGCGGTGTGCGGCGTCGGTGCCGATGCGGATATCGGCCACGCCCAGCGTCAGGCCGGCGGGTGCGCGCAGCGCGAACGGCGTGCTGACGCGGGTGGCATCGAGGCCGGCGGCCGTGAGGCACTTGAGCGGCACGCCGATCGTCGTCCATTCGCCGCGCGGCAGCGAGCCCAGCCATGGGCCGACCGGCAGCCGGGCTTCACAGCCGTCGCCGCAGCCGGCGGACAGCGTGACGTCACCGGCGGCGGGCACAGCATCCACACGCACGGTGGCGAGCAGCAGCGAATCGCCATTGGTCTCGCGGCTGAGGTCGAACGGCGAATGCGACAGCAGTTCGGCGGTGGCATTGCCGGTCCAGGTCAGCAGACGTGCGCCTTCCTGGGTCTGGTAGTCGACCGCGGCCAGCGTCAGCGTGCCGTCGGGCGTGGCGACGCGCGGGTGCAGCACATCTGCACCGCGGCCGTCGGTACCGGTCACCACCAGGCGCAGGCCGGGCCCGGGCACGCCGCGGGCGAAGTAGCCCGCGTCCTTGCCGTCCTCGGCGCTGACGCCGGCATCCTCGGGCAGCGGTGCAAGATCGCCGGCATCGGCGTAGGTCAGGCCGAAGCCGAACGCGAACAGCGGATCGTAGCCGTCCATGCCGACGTTGTTGACGTACTGGTCGGCGCGGCGCGGCCACGAGAAGCCAAGCTTGCCCTTGAAGTCGTGCTGCGGCTGGCCATCGGCGCCGCGCAGCAGCACGTCGGCGATGCCCGCACCTTCCGACCCCGGCAGCCACGCCGCGACGAAGGCGTTGGAGGCATTGATCTCACGGTTCATCCACAGCGGGCGGCCGCTCAGGAACACCGAGACGACCGGGATGCCATCGGCGCGCAGGCGCTTGATCAGCTCGAGGTCGGCATCGTTACCGGGCTTGTACAGCAGGTTCGGCAGGTCGCCGAGGAACTCGGCATACGGGTCTTCGCCGAACACCACGATCGCCACATCAGGCTTCTGCCGGTAGGCGCCGTCGACGGCGAGCTGCGCGGTGCCGCCTGCGGCCTCGACCTGGGCGCGGATCCCGTCCCAGATGCTGTCGGCGTTGGGATAGTCAGCGCGCTTGGTGCCGGTGCCCTGCCAGTTGAGCGTCCAGCCGCCGGACTGCTTGCCCACGTCGTCGGCGCCGTCGCCGGCCACCAGCACGCGCTGCTTGGGCGAGAGCGGCAGCACGCGGCCTTCGTTCTTGAGCAGCACCAGCGACTCGCGCACCGCACGGCGCGCGACTTCGCGATGTTCGGGGGCGCCGAGCAGTTCGAACTTGCCGCCGAGCGCACGTTCCGACGGGCGCGGCTTGTCGAACAGGCCCATGCGGAACTTGACCTTGAGCACGCGACGCACGGCATCGTCGAGGCGCGCCATCGGCAGCTCACCGGACTTGGCGTGCGCAAGCGTGCTCTCGTACAGGCCACGCCAGCTGTCGGGCGCCATCGCCAGGTCGAGACCGG
This genomic window contains:
- a CDS encoding 1,4-beta-D-glucan glucohydrolase; this encodes MLALAAALALAGCGNDPKATDAAAGTDTQAATAADANAVDPSQWPEVTWPFDDTELDAKVEALLATMTVEEKVGQIIQGDIADITPEDLRKYRLGSILAGGNSDPGGRYDAAPAEWLALADAFWEASMDTTGGGKAIPVIFGIDAVHGQSNIVGATLFPHNIGLGATRNPDLMREIGRVTAIETRTTGMEWAFAPTVAVPQDDRWGRTYEGYSESPDVVAEFAPAVVKGMQGEPGKADFLDDHHVMVSVKHYLGDGGTVGGKDQGDTQVTNAQLRDLHGAGYPPAIAAGAQAVMASFNSFHGERLHGHHALLTDVLKGRMNFGGLVVGDWNGHGQLPGCTTTDCAATFKAGLDLAMAPDSWRGLYESTLAHAKSGELPMARLDDAVRRVLKVKFRMGLFDKPRPSERALGGKFELLGAPEHREVARRAVRESLVLLKNEGRVLPLSPKQRVLVAGDGADDVGKQSGGWTLNWQGTGTKRADYPNADSIWDGIRAQVEAAGGTAQLAVDGAYRQKPDVAIVVFGEDPYAEFLGDLPNLLYKPGNDADLELIKRLRADGIPVVSVFLSGRPLWMNREINASNAFVAAWLPGSEGAGIADVLLRGADGQPQHDFKGKLGFSWPRRADQYVNNVGMDGYDPLFAFGFGLTYADAGDLAPLPEDAGVSAEDGKDAGYFARGVPGPGLRLVVTGTDGRGADVLHPRVATPDGTLTLAAVDYQTQEGARLLTWTGNATAELLSHSPFDLSRETNGDSLLLATVRVDAVPAAGDVTLSAGCGDGCEARLPVGPWLGSLPRGEWTTIGVPLKCLTAAGLDATRVSTPFALRAPAGLTLGVADIRIGTDAAHRLDCKTQ